Proteins from a genomic interval of Nocardia sp. BMG51109:
- a CDS encoding flavodoxin domain-containing protein, giving the protein MTMKEDPVLVAYGSKRGGTAEIAEWIAAALRSEHVAAESKSADEIHSLDGYCAVVLGGALYAGRWHGQARRFTRRFTRQLRERPVWLFGSGPLDDSADLSDPRKVPGTNGVRKAAERLGAREYAIFGGRLTPDARGFPASAMAKTHAGDFRNKERITAWAADIATQLTYQTR; this is encoded by the coding sequence ATGACAATGAAGGAAGATCCGGTTCTGGTGGCCTACGGCTCCAAGCGCGGCGGAACGGCCGAGATCGCGGAGTGGATCGCGGCAGCGCTACGATCGGAACACGTTGCCGCCGAATCGAAGTCGGCCGACGAAATCCACTCCCTCGACGGTTACTGTGCCGTCGTACTCGGCGGCGCCCTCTACGCCGGCCGCTGGCATGGACAGGCTCGCCGCTTCACCCGGCGGTTTACTCGGCAGCTGCGCGAGCGGCCGGTCTGGTTGTTCGGCAGCGGTCCGCTCGACGACTCCGCCGATCTGTCCGACCCGCGAAAGGTCCCCGGCACCAACGGGGTTCGCAAGGCCGCCGAGCGCCTCGGTGCCCGCGAATACGCGATCTTCGGCGGCCGGCTCACCCCCGACGCACGTGGATTCCCGGCTTCGGCAATGGCGAAGACCCACGCGGGCGATTTCCGGAACAAGGAGCGCATCACGGCCTGGGCCGCCGATATCGCGACGCAGCTCACGTACCAGACGCGCTGA
- a CDS encoding TetR family transcriptional regulator C-terminal domain-containing protein → MSGPVPRVRRDEVRRRLLDAAAEVFAERGYRAARLDEVAQQSTRDPDLRQVYVGVRRSLRNELAATLAEACDQLGIELTVPTSQLALTLQSLRLGLALEHGTDPDLVDRAAITAVFTSTLRGVIRAPDSAATKPPTGRTR, encoded by the coding sequence GTGAGTGGCCCTGTTCCCCGCGTCCGGCGCGATGAGGTGCGCCGCCGCCTGCTGGACGCGGCGGCGGAGGTTTTCGCCGAGCGTGGCTATCGGGCCGCACGGCTGGACGAGGTCGCCCAGCAGTCCACCCGCGACCCCGACCTTCGCCAGGTCTATGTCGGCGTCCGCCGGTCCCTGCGCAACGAACTGGCCGCCACCCTCGCCGAAGCCTGTGACCAGCTCGGCATCGAGCTCACCGTGCCGACCTCGCAGCTGGCCCTGACGCTGCAGTCGCTACGGCTCGGCCTCGCCCTCGAGCACGGCACGGATCCCGATCTGGTAGATCGAGCCGCCATCACGGCCGTCTTCACCAGCACCCTGCGCGGCGTGATCCGCGCGCCGGATTCCGCAGCCACGAAGCCCCCGACCGGCCGAACCCGCTGA
- a CDS encoding phosphatase PAP2 family protein, with product MTIIDRIHLRTRGFSALQYCHPLRYGWLALGGVVATGAAVWVVRTGVLDGTDRSLFRWFNSAPDGLYRPLWAMQLIGVLGAPLVVAVGAATARRYRLAAAMMLLPLVKLAVEFDILKQLVWHPRPGAAISGAVLRDVPLAGPAFPSGHAIILFGMATLLCPYLGIRWCSVVFGAVTAAVLVRVYLGAHTPLDVLGGAAAGLTVGAALNLVVGVPGTGAGAGSPIGHAETRPKTLPARGTRWHRAGESRKGRT from the coding sequence GTGACGATCATCGACCGAATTCACCTGCGCACCAGAGGGTTCAGCGCCTTGCAGTATTGCCACCCGCTTCGGTACGGGTGGTTGGCGCTCGGCGGCGTCGTCGCAACCGGAGCTGCCGTCTGGGTAGTCCGGACCGGCGTTCTCGATGGCACGGATCGAAGTCTCTTCCGCTGGTTCAATTCCGCGCCGGACGGGCTGTATCGGCCACTGTGGGCGATGCAGCTCATCGGCGTGCTCGGCGCGCCGCTGGTGGTCGCGGTCGGCGCGGCTACTGCCCGCCGATACCGATTGGCGGCGGCAATGATGCTGCTCCCCCTGGTGAAACTGGCGGTGGAGTTCGACATTCTCAAACAGCTGGTGTGGCATCCTCGCCCGGGCGCCGCGATTTCCGGTGCAGTTCTGCGCGATGTCCCGTTGGCGGGTCCCGCGTTCCCGTCGGGGCACGCGATCATCCTTTTCGGGATGGCTACGCTGTTGTGTCCGTACCTCGGTATCCGGTGGTGCAGTGTGGTTTTCGGTGCCGTCACGGCGGCCGTCCTGGTTCGGGTCTACTTGGGTGCGCACACCCCGCTGGACGTACTCGGTGGAGCCGCCGCTGGTCTCACCGTGGGAGCCGCGCTGAATCTCGTTGTCGGCGTCCCTGGTACGGGTGCCGGCGCGGGATCGCCCATCGGTCATGCGGAGACGAGGCCAAAGACTCTGCCCGCCCGCGGGACCCGGTGGCATCGTGCCGGTGAATCGAGAAAGGGCCGCACATGA
- a CDS encoding lysylphosphatidylglycerol synthase domain-containing protein: MTTEAMTKPPAAADSARARRRRPVERHLGDAIRVLLGVFAVAISAIVAHYTRVPQLEVDLFHLVNDLPGWVQPALWPVMQLGTIGAVGVAAAAALVFRRVGLARDLAVAGTLAYLLALVVKDVVGRARPDVLIPDLVLRSEQGGLGFVSGHAAVAAALAAAAGPWLPRPWRRTVWAAAAIVGLARVFMGAHLVLDVFGGAALGWTIAAALHLLWGAPVHRAEAPDLRRALAAVGFRPVDIVPVQEDARGSRPFTVTTETGTDLFVKIIGYHERNADLLFKTFRHTVFREVEDESPFATPKQQAEHEAFIALLARRAGARTPDIVGVGVTDRGDAWFAETCVPARNLARTTEAVSDDTLCDVWCQLALLRDARIAHRDLRLANVLVDADGHAWIVDFGFGESGATRHRLDSDVAELLVSMSLAVGTRRAVDTALRVLGRAALVDAAPQLQPLALAAATRSAARRQHGLLDELRSVLADATGSELAPPEVMVRVRWQTLGWIAATVFATYILLPQIDQLGATITVLDDAQWAWLAGASAMAAATYCTAALALMGASPRPLAFGRTVKVQLASSFANRLAPFGIGSTAVNERYLERSGLSRTSAVAAIALIVSSGFILHFLELIGAGLWLGQTRLLLASALPSGWGLLIGFVTVMAVLGAAVWVFLERPGWFNQLRGTGRAIVSIARSPRQALLLFGGQLGTNIFYVAALGFSVHAFGGTPAPALLAAVFLGGAALGAASPTPAGLGVVEASLVAGLTVGGVPGPSAIAGVLAYRLATFWLPAAVGFFFFKSLQRQRIL; encoded by the coding sequence ATGACTACCGAAGCGATGACCAAACCACCGGCGGCGGCCGATTCGGCCCGAGCGCGGCGTCGCCGACCGGTCGAACGGCACCTCGGCGACGCGATCCGCGTGCTCCTCGGAGTCTTCGCCGTCGCGATCTCCGCGATTGTCGCGCACTACACCCGCGTGCCGCAGCTCGAGGTCGACCTGTTCCATCTCGTCAACGACCTGCCGGGCTGGGTGCAACCGGCGCTGTGGCCGGTCATGCAGCTGGGCACCATCGGAGCGGTCGGGGTGGCGGCAGCGGCAGCTCTCGTCTTCCGGCGAGTCGGCCTCGCACGCGATCTCGCCGTCGCGGGAACTCTGGCCTATCTCCTGGCGCTGGTGGTGAAAGACGTTGTCGGACGGGCACGTCCGGACGTCCTGATCCCCGATCTGGTGCTGCGCAGCGAACAGGGCGGGCTGGGGTTCGTGTCCGGGCATGCGGCGGTGGCGGCAGCTCTGGCCGCGGCGGCGGGCCCGTGGTTGCCACGGCCGTGGCGGCGCACCGTATGGGCCGCGGCGGCCATCGTCGGCCTTGCGCGCGTGTTCATGGGCGCGCACCTCGTGCTGGACGTCTTCGGCGGCGCTGCCCTGGGCTGGACCATCGCCGCCGCGCTGCACCTGCTGTGGGGCGCACCCGTCCACCGCGCCGAGGCGCCCGACCTGCGGCGAGCACTCGCCGCCGTCGGCTTCCGGCCCGTCGACATCGTCCCGGTGCAGGAGGACGCCCGCGGCTCCCGCCCCTTCACCGTGACCACCGAAACCGGGACCGATCTGTTCGTAAAGATCATCGGATACCACGAACGCAACGCCGACCTGTTGTTCAAGACGTTCCGGCACACAGTGTTCCGTGAGGTCGAGGACGAATCACCCTTCGCCACACCGAAACAGCAAGCCGAGCACGAAGCATTCATCGCTCTGTTGGCGCGCCGGGCCGGTGCGCGCACCCCGGACATCGTCGGCGTCGGAGTCACCGACCGAGGCGATGCCTGGTTCGCCGAAACCTGCGTTCCCGCACGGAATCTCGCGCGCACGACCGAAGCGGTATCCGACGACACCCTGTGCGATGTCTGGTGCCAGCTCGCCCTCCTGCGCGATGCCCGCATCGCGCACCGCGACCTGCGCCTGGCCAACGTGCTCGTCGACGCGGACGGACACGCGTGGATCGTCGACTTCGGCTTCGGCGAATCAGGCGCCACCCGGCACCGCCTCGACTCCGACGTGGCCGAACTGCTGGTCTCCATGAGCCTCGCCGTCGGCACGCGACGCGCCGTCGACACCGCACTGCGAGTCCTCGGCCGCGCCGCCCTCGTCGATGCCGCGCCGCAGCTGCAGCCCCTCGCACTCGCGGCCGCGACCCGTAGCGCCGCCCGCAGGCAGCACGGCCTGCTCGACGAGCTGCGCTCGGTCCTCGCCGACGCGACCGGTTCCGAACTCGCGCCGCCGGAGGTGATGGTTCGAGTGCGCTGGCAGACCCTCGGCTGGATAGCCGCCACCGTATTCGCCACCTACATCCTGCTCCCCCAGATCGACCAGCTCGGCGCCACCATCACGGTCCTGGACGACGCCCAATGGGCCTGGCTGGCAGGCGCATCGGCGATGGCGGCGGCGACCTATTGCACAGCCGCCCTTGCCTTGATGGGCGCCTCCCCTCGCCCACTCGCCTTCGGGCGCACGGTCAAAGTCCAACTGGCGTCGTCCTTCGCCAACCGGCTCGCCCCGTTCGGCATCGGCTCCACCGCCGTCAACGAGCGATACCTGGAACGCTCGGGACTGTCGCGCACCAGCGCCGTCGCCGCCATCGCGCTCATCGTGAGCTCCGGATTCATCCTGCATTTCCTCGAACTGATCGGCGCCGGACTCTGGCTCGGCCAGACGCGCCTGCTGCTCGCCTCGGCGCTACCCAGTGGTTGGGGTCTGCTCATCGGATTCGTCACCGTCATGGCAGTTCTCGGTGCGGCCGTATGGGTGTTCCTCGAGCGACCCGGCTGGTTCAACCAGCTCCGCGGTACGGGCCGAGCGATCGTGTCGATCGCCCGGTCGCCGCGCCAGGCCCTGCTGTTGTTCGGCGGACAACTCGGTACCAATATCTTCTACGTTGCGGCACTGGGCTTTTCGGTGCATGCCTTCGGCGGCACCCCGGCACCCGCGCTGCTGGCCGCGGTCTTCCTCGGCGGCGCGGCACTCGGCGCCGCCAGCCCCACACCGGCCGGCCTCGGCGTCGTCGAAGCCTCCCTCGTCGCCGGTCTCACCGTCGGCGGAGTCCCGGGCCCCTCGGCGATCGCAGGCGTCCTCGCCTACCGCCTCGCCACCTTCTGGCTCCCCGCCGCTGTCGGCTTCTTCTTCTTCAAATCCCTGCAACGCCAACGGATTCTCTGA